Proteins from a genomic interval of Candidatus Caldatribacterium sp.:
- a CDS encoding acyl-CoA carboxylase subunit beta, with product MERQHQSGKLTARERIALLLDEGSFEEVDLFVEHRAEKFGMPEKKLPADGVVTGFGTIDGRVVFVYSQDFTVMGGSLGEMQAKKICKVMDMALKVGAPLVGINDSGGARIQEGIDSLSGYGQIFFRNTQASGVIPQIAVIAGPCAGGAVYSPALMDFIFMVEGISRMFVTGPQVVKAATGEEVSAEELGGAMTHATRSGVAHFTARTEEECFREVRRLLSFLPSNNAEDPPYVETGDPLERQEERLLHIVPTNPNKPYDVKEVIRTIVDHGDFFEVHKNFARNVVVGFARIGGHVVGIVANQPYYLAGCLDIDSADKASRFIRFCDCFNIPLVTLVDVPGFLPGTNQEFGGIIRHGAKMLYAYSEATVPKITVILRKAYGGAYLAMCSRDLGADIVFAWPTAEIAVMGAEGAVEIIFRREIESALDPERERERLLEAYRQEFYNPYQAARRGYVDQVIDPRLTRLKIGRALEVFWSKREGRRGKKHGNFPV from the coding sequence ATCGAGAGGCAGCACCAGAGCGGAAAACTCACCGCCCGGGAGCGGATTGCCCTTCTCCTTGATGAGGGGAGCTTCGAAGAGGTGGACCTCTTCGTGGAACACCGCGCAGAGAAGTTTGGTATGCCTGAAAAGAAGCTCCCTGCTGATGGCGTGGTGACAGGGTTCGGTACTATCGACGGTCGGGTGGTGTTCGTGTACTCCCAGGACTTTACCGTTATGGGTGGGTCTTTGGGGGAAATGCAGGCGAAGAAAATCTGCAAAGTTATGGATATGGCTTTGAAAGTTGGTGCTCCTCTTGTGGGGATCAACGATTCTGGGGGAGCGCGAATCCAGGAAGGCATCGATTCCCTTTCGGGGTACGGCCAGATTTTCTTCCGGAACACTCAGGCTTCCGGAGTCATCCCCCAGATTGCGGTTATTGCCGGTCCCTGCGCGGGAGGTGCAGTGTACTCCCCTGCCTTGATGGATTTCATCTTCATGGTTGAAGGTATAAGCCGGATGTTTGTCACCGGACCGCAGGTGGTCAAGGCAGCCACAGGAGAGGAGGTCTCTGCGGAAGAACTCGGAGGAGCCATGACCCACGCGACAAGAAGTGGTGTTGCCCATTTCACCGCCCGAACAGAAGAGGAATGCTTTCGCGAGGTTCGACGGCTTCTCTCTTTTCTCCCTTCCAACAACGCAGAAGACCCTCCTTACGTGGAAACAGGGGATCCCCTGGAACGCCAGGAAGAGCGCCTTCTTCACATTGTTCCCACAAACCCCAACAAGCCCTACGACGTCAAAGAGGTCATTCGGACCATTGTGGACCACGGAGATTTCTTCGAGGTGCACAAGAATTTTGCCAGGAACGTTGTGGTGGGCTTTGCCCGCATCGGGGGACATGTGGTGGGGATTGTGGCCAATCAGCCGTATTATCTCGCAGGATGCCTTGATATCGATTCTGCCGATAAGGCTTCCCGTTTCATCCGCTTCTGTGATTGCTTCAACATTCCCCTTGTGACCCTTGTTGATGTCCCCGGTTTTCTGCCGGGAACAAATCAAGAATTCGGGGGCATTATCCGCCATGGAGCAAAGATGCTCTATGCGTACTCGGAGGCTACCGTTCCAAAGATTACGGTGATTCTCCGCAAGGCTTACGGTGGAGCGTACCTTGCCATGTGCAGCCGGGACCTTGGGGCAGATATCGTCTTTGCCTGGCCGACTGCAGAGATCGCCGTTATGGGAGCTGAGGGGGCGGTGGAGATCATCTTTCGTCGGGAGATTGAGAGTGCCCTTGACCCTGAGAGAGAACGGGAGCGTCTCCTTGAGGCGTACCGCCAGGAGTTCTACAACCCCTACCAGGCGGCACGGCGGGGATACGTGGACCAGGTCATCGACCCGCGCCTTACCCGCCTCAAGATCGGACGAGCCCTCGAGGTTTTCTGGTCAAAGCGAGAAGGACGGAGGGGGAAAAAGCATGGCAATTTCCCCGTATGA
- a CDS encoding Asp23/Gls24 family envelope stress response protein yields MRVYALVGPTGTGKSYRAPHLAAEHGIECIIDDGLLIVSGKIVAGRSAKAELSKIKAAKVAVFYFPDHREEVQRALRELRPEKILVLGISLPMVEKICERLELPPPEVVWDIFDLAPLDEIQLALVARESEGKHTIPVPLVEVKRNLWGTIADALPVGVWRWFYASREKTVVRPPFSYLGKLVVSENALRTLVFLCLVHTPWVRKVNEITLHRTEKGLEVELSCVLQNGSPVSQVCRFLQQYLKERIEYLTGVELKAVHMDVEEVVFLS; encoded by the coding sequence ATGAGAGTGTACGCCCTTGTTGGTCCCACGGGAACAGGAAAGAGCTACCGGGCTCCTCACCTTGCAGCAGAGCATGGCATTGAGTGCATCATTGACGATGGGCTCCTTATTGTTTCAGGAAAGATTGTTGCCGGAAGGTCTGCTAAGGCCGAGCTCAGCAAGATCAAGGCGGCAAAGGTTGCCGTCTTCTATTTCCCAGACCATCGGGAAGAAGTGCAGCGAGCACTCCGAGAGCTTCGCCCGGAGAAGATTCTCGTCCTGGGAATTTCTCTCCCTATGGTAGAGAAAATCTGCGAGCGTTTGGAGCTTCCCCCACCTGAGGTGGTCTGGGATATCTTCGATCTTGCTCCCCTGGACGAGATTCAGCTTGCTCTCGTTGCCCGGGAGTCAGAAGGTAAACACACCATTCCTGTGCCGCTTGTGGAGGTGAAACGGAACCTGTGGGGGACGATTGCCGATGCCCTGCCGGTGGGGGTGTGGCGATGGTTCTACGCCTCGCGAGAGAAAACGGTGGTCCGTCCACCCTTCAGTTACCTCGGGAAACTTGTGGTGAGCGAAAACGCCTTGCGAACCCTTGTATTCCTGTGCCTCGTCCATACTCCCTGGGTACGGAAGGTCAACGAAATCACCCTTCATCGAACAGAAAAAGGGCTTGAGGTAGAGCTTTCCTGTGTTCTCCAGAATGGCTCCCCTGTTTCCCAGGTCTGCCGTTTCCTCCAGCAGTACCTTAAAGAGCGCATCGAATACCTCACCGGAGTCGAGCTCAAGGCGGTCCACATGGACGTGGAGGAGGTCGTCTTTCTCTCTTGA
- the prfB gene encoding peptide chain release factor 2 produces the protein MTFPRTSPSSGRNSKRSEGIFEEEKVPERIKSIEAEMSRGDFWEDEKRQSELLAEYRKYRKIFDEYIELKKRLEDAEELLHLVAPGDSEYQELVREVKSLSEAVEDLDIRLLFRREEDRSNAIVTIHSGAGGTESQDWVEMLLRMYLRFCERKGFDVRVTDILEGEEAGLKHVTFLVQGEYAYGYLRSEHGVHRLIRISPFDANKRRHTTFALVDVIPEIGEDVKVEINPQDLKIETFRSSGHGGQHVNVTDSAVRITHLPTGIVVQCQNERSQHQNKAVAMRILRARLYEYYRQEQMKKIQELKGERKDIAWGNQIRTYVFHPYTLVKDHRTGHETGNIERVMDGEIDDFIEAFLKKERSL, from the coding sequence TTGACCTTTCCGAGGACCTCTCCCTCATCCGGAAGAAACTCGAAGAGATCGGAGGGTATCTTTGAGGAGGAAAAGGTTCCTGAAAGGATAAAGTCCATTGAAGCTGAAATGTCCCGAGGAGATTTCTGGGAGGATGAGAAGCGCCAGTCGGAGCTCCTTGCGGAGTACCGGAAGTACCGAAAAATTTTTGACGAGTACATAGAGCTCAAGAAGCGCCTTGAGGATGCTGAGGAGCTTTTGCATCTTGTGGCACCTGGGGATAGCGAGTACCAGGAGCTCGTTCGGGAGGTAAAGAGCCTCTCCGAGGCGGTAGAAGACCTCGATATTCGACTCCTTTTCCGGAGGGAAGAGGACCGGAGTAACGCCATTGTGACCATTCATTCTGGGGCTGGAGGAACCGAATCCCAGGATTGGGTGGAAATGCTCCTGCGGATGTACCTTCGGTTCTGCGAGCGGAAGGGTTTCGATGTGCGGGTTACCGATATCCTGGAGGGGGAAGAGGCAGGGCTCAAGCACGTTACCTTCCTCGTTCAGGGGGAGTATGCTTACGGATACCTCCGTTCCGAGCACGGCGTGCACCGGCTCATCCGTATTTCCCCCTTCGATGCGAACAAGCGCCGCCACACCACCTTTGCCTTGGTGGACGTCATTCCCGAAATTGGCGAGGACGTGAAGGTGGAAATCAACCCTCAGGACCTCAAGATTGAGACTTTTCGATCCAGTGGCCACGGAGGACAGCACGTGAACGTCACTGATTCGGCGGTCCGCATCACCCACCTTCCCACCGGTATCGTGGTCCAGTGCCAGAACGAGCGTTCCCAGCACCAGAACAAAGCTGTAGCCATGCGAATCCTGCGGGCGCGCCTTTATGAGTACTACCGTCAGGAGCAGATGAAGAAGATTCAGGAGCTCAAGGGAGAGCGTAAGGATATTGCCTGGGGGAACCAGATTCGAACCTACGTGTTCCATCCCTATACCCTTGTCAAGGACCACCGCACAGGTCATGAGACCGGGAACATCGAACGAGTCATGGACGGGGAAATCGACGACTTCATAGAGGCTTTTCTCAAGAAGGAACGGAGTCTATGA